In the genome of Pediococcus claussenii ATCC BAA-344, one region contains:
- a CDS encoding lactonase family protein: MIEEILFGTYTKKNSQGIYKMKLNTETKTLNHRALVAKISNPTYITKSKQNFIYAVDKYNNDGGVAVIDTNATPAQVVQHVVQPGTPPAYVTVTSDQKYVLDANYHEGTLHSYAIKKSGILEPVDTFSNTGKGPRPEQDGSHLHFVDETPDGKLVACDLGTDQVFVLDFNDGLFSVASTYQTESGFGPRHIVFAPNSNTAYLVGELSSQVEVLSYSAGQLKHIQIVKTIPETYTEHNGAAAIRISADGRFLYVSNRGFNTIAVFSINSDHTLNEIQNITTEGDFPRDFNFNSDQSFVICANQETDNVTLYTRNADDGKLTAVQKNIEVPEAVCVYVG, encoded by the coding sequence ATGATAGAAGAAATTCTTTTCGGAACCTATACAAAAAAAAATAGCCAAGGTATTTATAAAATGAAATTAAATACGGAGACTAAAACATTGAATCATCGGGCGTTGGTTGCCAAAATAAGTAATCCAACCTATATTACAAAAAGTAAACAAAATTTTATTTATGCAGTCGATAAGTATAACAACGACGGTGGTGTTGCAGTTATTGATACAAATGCAACACCCGCACAAGTCGTTCAGCATGTCGTTCAACCTGGTACTCCACCAGCTTATGTGACAGTAACTAGCGATCAAAAATATGTCCTCGACGCAAACTATCATGAAGGAACATTACACTCTTATGCAATTAAAAAGAGCGGTATTTTAGAGCCAGTAGATACTTTTTCGAATACTGGAAAAGGACCTCGTCCTGAACAAGACGGATCTCATCTTCATTTTGTTGATGAGACACCTGATGGCAAACTTGTGGCTTGCGATCTTGGTACCGACCAAGTATTCGTTCTTGATTTCAATGATGGACTATTCAGTGTAGCATCTACGTACCAGACCGAATCCGGATTTGGACCTCGTCATATCGTTTTTGCTCCAAACTCTAATACTGCATATTTAGTGGGAGAATTATCCAGTCAAGTTGAAGTACTATCATATTCTGCCGGTCAACTCAAACATATTCAAATCGTAAAAACCATCCCTGAAACTTATACTGAACATAATGGTGCAGCAGCAATCCGCATTTCGGCAGACGGGAGATTCTTATATGTATCAAATCGCGGTTTTAATACTATTGCAGTGTTTAGTATTAACTCGGATCACACTTTAAACGAAATCCAAAATATTACCACAGAAGGCGATTTCCCTCGAGATTTTAATTTTAATTCGGACCAATCGTTTGTAATTTGCGCTAATCAAGAAACAGATAATGTGACTTTGTATACCCGTAACGCTGATGATGGCAAATTAACCGCTGTTCAAAAGAACATTGAAGTGCCAGAAGCAGTTTGTGTGTATGTTGGATAA
- a CDS encoding PTS glucitol/sorbitol transporter subunit IIA produces MIKAEVKGIGKNAISKEDGLVIFFDETATSDLKDVAIEQKILTDAAFDLKIGGSIKINSSVYKINYVGSLVNKNLSTIGHVTLVFKEVPDKPMESAIYLDPSTFPTFKVGDTIEYN; encoded by the coding sequence ATGATAAAAGCAGAGGTTAAGGGTATTGGTAAGAACGCAATTTCAAAAGAGGATGGGTTAGTTATTTTCTTTGATGAGACAGCGACTTCGGATTTGAAAGATGTTGCGATTGAACAGAAAATTTTAACGGATGCTGCTTTTGATCTCAAAATCGGTGGAAGTATCAAGATTAATTCAAGTGTTTATAAAATTAATTATGTTGGAAGCTTGGTTAACAAGAACCTTTCAACAATTGGACATGTCACCCTTGTTTTTAAAGAAGTTCCCGATAAACCCATGGAAAGTGCAATTTATCTTGATCCCTCAACTTTTCCGACCTTTAAAGTCGGAGATACTATTGAATATAATTAG
- a CDS encoding tRNA (cytidine(34)-2'-O)-methyltransferase codes for MTNHIVLFEPLMPANTGNIARTCAGTNSVLHLIKPLGFEINDKTVQRAGLDYWDKVEIRYHENLPEFLKTVPNIQRLFVVSKFASKAYSEENYVSEEDNYFLFGKETTGLPEPFMRQYAENAIRIPQNDQNIRALNLSNTVALIVYEALRQQDFPGLDKSHLYENDKLK; via the coding sequence ATGACAAATCATATTGTCCTATTTGAACCATTGATGCCAGCCAATACTGGAAATATTGCAAGAACATGTGCTGGAACTAATTCAGTATTACATTTGATCAAGCCATTGGGATTTGAAATTAATGATAAAACTGTTCAACGTGCTGGATTAGATTATTGGGATAAAGTTGAAATTAGATACCACGAAAATCTACCAGAATTTTTAAAAACTGTACCGAATATCCAAAGGTTATTTGTTGTTTCTAAGTTTGCAAGTAAAGCATACAGTGAAGAAAATTACGTGAGCGAAGAAGATAATTATTTCTTGTTTGGAAAGGAAACAACCGGGTTACCTGAACCATTTATGCGACAGTATGCCGAAAACGCAATTCGTATTCCCCAAAACGACCAGAATATTCGCGCGCTAAATTTATCAAATACGGTTGCCCTAATTGTTTATGAAGCACTGAGGCAACAAGATTTTCCTGGATTAGATAAAAGTCATTTATATGAAAATGATAAGCTGAAATAG
- a CDS encoding AI-2E family transporter — protein sequence MKNRPQTNGFRTWFSRLILNNRIVNGLIITILVLIVLLLLSKVTWIFTPFEQFFKIVGLPIVLAGVFYYLLNPLVDLLEKRYQWNRIWSITGIFILITILIIWGIVALIPVIRSQTISLINNWPDYWNHAASEVNNFLKDPRLDGVQKQIQHVNKDTVASMTARLSDFANHTVTSLGSVLSTLTKVIIGIITMPFILFYLLKDGHNLPSYIAHFFPKDRRAGFKQILDEVNTQVSQYIRGQLIVAFFVSVLFYIGYTIIGLKFALIIGIAAGFLNLIPYLGSFLAMVPSIVVGAFMSPMMLLEVLIVFAIEQTIEGRLISPLILGSNLAIHPVTILIVLLASGQMFGILGVIFGIPIYAVLKVLITHAFEVFKSEIGGY from the coding sequence ATGAAAAATAGACCGCAAACTAATGGATTTCGAACTTGGTTTAGTAGATTGATTTTAAATAACAGGATTGTTAATGGGCTAATAATAACCATTCTGGTATTAATAGTGTTGTTACTTCTTTCAAAAGTGACGTGGATTTTTACGCCATTTGAGCAGTTCTTTAAAATTGTTGGGCTTCCAATTGTTTTGGCAGGTGTGTTTTATTATTTGCTTAATCCGCTGGTAGATTTGCTTGAAAAAAGATACCAATGGAATAGAATTTGGTCGATTACAGGCATTTTTATCCTGATTACTATTTTGATCATTTGGGGAATTGTTGCATTGATTCCGGTTATTCGAAGTCAAACGATTTCTTTAATTAACAATTGGCCTGACTATTGGAATCATGCGGCCTCTGAAGTTAATAACTTTTTGAAAGATCCCCGATTGGATGGGGTACAAAAACAGATCCAACATGTTAACAAAGATACTGTTGCTTCTATGACGGCCCGTTTGAGTGATTTTGCTAATCATACTGTTACGTCGCTTGGAAGTGTGCTAAGCACCTTGACGAAGGTAATTATCGGAATTATTACGATGCCATTTATTTTGTTTTATCTATTGAAAGATGGTCATAATCTACCAAGTTACATTGCTCATTTTTTCCCTAAAGATCGACGTGCAGGTTTTAAACAGATTTTAGACGAAGTTAATACGCAAGTAAGCCAATATATCCGTGGACAATTGATTGTCGCTTTTTTTGTAAGTGTACTTTTTTACATTGGGTATACAATAATTGGGTTGAAGTTTGCGTTAATAATCGGAATTGCAGCCGGATTTTTGAATTTAATTCCGTATCTAGGTTCTTTTCTAGCCATGGTTCCTTCAATTGTGGTTGGAGCCTTCATGTCACCGATGATGCTATTAGAAGTATTGATTGTTTTTGCTATTGAACAAACAATTGAGGGTCGTTTAATTTCGCCGTTGATTCTTGGAAGTAATTTAGCAATTCATCCAGTCACTATTTTGATTGTATTACTTGCTTCAGGACAGATGTTTGGAATATTGGGTGTGATTTTTGGAATTCCAATTTATGCTGTTTTAAAGGTATTGATCACTCATGCATTTGAGGTGTTTAAAAGTGAGATTGGTGGATATTAG
- a CDS encoding DUF4044 domain-containing protein, whose protein sequence is MNNKKKKTSTFQIVLRTFIWLMLILTIGTAVFTVVQALIPGY, encoded by the coding sequence ATGAATAATAAAAAGAAAAAAACAAGCACTTTTCAAATCGTTCTCAGAACCTTTATATGGCTAATGCTTATCTTAACCATCGGAACCGCTGTTTTTACAGTTGTTCAGGCCCTCATTCCTGGGTACTAA
- a CDS encoding penicillin-binding transpeptidase domain-containing protein produces the protein MKDLNKRTTDTKKTQRNQKMFGRWLFLIAAVIFLTIIGRFSYIAVSGKVQSVNLSSQAKKLYTDNKTIRAQRGSILDSDGQPIAEDTSTYDLYAVLSKKQVGPNNKPLYVTNKDKTAKILSKYLPISYNKAFKALNPEDSKAFQVEFGSAGKNISVATKEKIESYKLTGINFVSSEARLYPNGTFASNLIGLAIQKNDSGTDSTQLSGIMGLEKVLNKKLIGADGERSIQKDKFGYQLPGSQVERPAVNGDTVYTTINSNLQNIMETQMSKVQSIVHANLMSATIMDAKTGAILATTQRPTFNASTKKGLSKSWNNALVQTAYEPGSTMKMFTVAAAADSGNFNPNATYQSGTYTIDGKVIPDWQRTGWGIITYEKGFALSSNVAMAHLEQKMGGKTWEKYIKRFKLLESTDSGLPGELPGSIQFDYPIERADTAFGQGINVTQMQMLQGFTAIANNGKMVKPQFIKKIVNPNTGKTTFNMKTEHLGQPIKASSAKEVRSLMQDVVYKSYGIGQDFKIKGYRIAAKTGTAQVANPNGSGYLNGDDSYLYSVAGMAPAKNPRYIMYITMKQPQLPGTQTATQLMDQIFGPVMKQALESNEETQNQVLTSSVNMPNLVGTSYATAKKELSKDNVAVVKLGTNNTITSQSINPGTKVLVGQRVLLGTSGSVIVPDLTGWSKNDVIKFAQMSKISVKFNGHGFVDKQSLNVGQRIINGQTSLVVTLK, from the coding sequence ATGAAAGATTTAAATAAGCGAACAACTGATACAAAAAAGACTCAACGCAATCAGAAGATGTTTGGCCGATGGCTGTTCTTGATTGCAGCCGTCATATTTTTGACAATCATTGGTCGCTTTTCTTATATTGCGGTTAGTGGCAAGGTTCAAAGCGTTAATTTAAGTAGTCAAGCTAAAAAACTTTACACCGATAACAAAACAATTCGTGCTCAACGCGGTTCAATTTTAGATTCTGATGGGCAACCGATTGCTGAAGATACTAGTACTTATGACTTATATGCAGTGTTAAGTAAAAAGCAGGTAGGACCAAATAATAAGCCACTTTACGTAACTAACAAAGATAAAACGGCCAAGATTTTAAGCAAATACTTGCCTATTTCTTATAATAAAGCTTTTAAAGCATTAAATCCGGAAGATAGCAAAGCCTTCCAGGTTGAATTTGGCTCGGCTGGGAAGAACATTTCAGTTGCAACTAAGGAAAAGATTGAATCGTATAAATTAACTGGAATTAATTTTGTGTCATCTGAGGCACGTCTTTATCCAAATGGAACATTTGCTTCAAATTTAATTGGACTTGCAATTCAAAAAAATGACTCGGGAACTGACTCAACTCAATTATCAGGAATTATGGGACTAGAAAAAGTTCTGAATAAAAAGCTCATAGGAGCTGATGGTGAGCGGTCGATTCAAAAGGATAAATTTGGGTATCAACTTCCAGGATCGCAGGTGGAAAGACCTGCTGTGAACGGTGACACGGTATATACAACCATCAATAGTAATCTTCAAAATATTATGGAAACCCAAATGTCTAAAGTTCAGTCAATTGTGCATGCTAATTTGATGAGCGCTACTATTATGGATGCTAAAACAGGAGCAATTCTTGCAACAACACAACGTCCAACGTTTAATGCGTCAACTAAAAAAGGGTTAAGTAAATCATGGAATAATGCGTTGGTCCAGACTGCGTACGAACCTGGATCCACAATGAAGATGTTTACAGTTGCCGCGGCCGCAGACAGTGGTAATTTTAATCCAAACGCTACATATCAATCAGGAACCTATACAATTGATGGTAAAGTAATTCCGGATTGGCAGCGAACCGGATGGGGAATAATCACATATGAGAAGGGATTTGCCCTATCAAGTAACGTTGCAATGGCGCATTTGGAACAAAAAATGGGCGGTAAAACATGGGAGAAATACATCAAAAGATTTAAATTGTTGGAGTCAACAGATTCCGGATTACCGGGTGAGCTACCTGGAAGTATTCAATTCGACTACCCTATAGAAAGGGCTGATACAGCGTTTGGACAAGGTATCAATGTCACACAAATGCAAATGCTACAAGGATTTACGGCGATTGCAAATAACGGTAAGATGGTAAAACCTCAATTTATTAAAAAAATCGTTAACCCCAATACAGGGAAGACTACGTTTAATATGAAAACTGAACATCTTGGTCAACCAATTAAAGCTTCTTCTGCTAAGGAAGTTCGAAGCCTAATGCAAGATGTTGTTTATAAATCTTATGGTATTGGACAAGATTTTAAAATCAAAGGATATAGAATTGCAGCAAAAACCGGTACTGCACAGGTAGCTAATCCTAATGGAAGTGGATATTTAAACGGTGATGATAGTTACTTATATTCTGTTGCAGGAATGGCTCCAGCTAAAAACCCCCGTTATATTATGTATATAACAATGAAGCAACCGCAGTTACCAGGAACTCAAACGGCAACGCAGTTAATGGACCAGATATTTGGTCCAGTAATGAAACAAGCTTTAGAGTCAAATGAGGAAACACAGAATCAAGTTCTGACTTCTTCGGTTAACATGCCCAATTTAGTTGGAACAAGTTACGCTACGGCAAAAAAAGAATTAAGTAAAGATAATGTGGCAGTTGTTAAGCTTGGCACAAATAACACTATTACAAGTCAGTCAATTAATCCTGGAACTAAGGTATTAGTTGGACAGAGAGTGCTATTGGGCACAAGTGGATCTGTGATTGTTCCGGATCTGACAGGTTGGTCTAAAAACGATGTAATAAAATTTGCTCAGATGAGTAAGATTTCGGTTAAGTTTAATGGACATGGGTTTGTAGACAAACAATCATTAAATGTTGGTCAAAGGATTATTAACGGACAGACTTCATTAGTTGTTACTTTAAAATAG
- the rsmH gene encoding 16S rRNA (cytosine(1402)-N(4))-methyltransferase RsmH, with protein MNEFNHVTVLLEKTVEELNVKPDGIYVDCTLGGGGHTGLILSQLGKEGRLYSFDQDQTAIDFNATQFKEEIKSGKLTLIKSNFRNIKEELLIQDVQSVDGIIYDLGVSSPQFDEADRGFSYRFDAPLDMRMDQNARLDAKEIVNAWSYQDLIRIFFRYGEEKYAKSIARRIESERQKKAIETTEELVEIIKEGIPAAARRKGGHPAKRTFQAIRIAVNDELGALEESLEQSLQLINVNGRIAVITFQSLEDRLVKTMFKEKTEVGDLPAGLPVIPEEMKPNFKLVSRKPFLPSNDEINQNRRSHSAKLRVIEKIK; from the coding sequence ATGAATGAATTTAACCATGTAACAGTATTATTAGAAAAAACAGTTGAAGAATTAAATGTAAAGCCAGATGGTATTTATGTTGATTGCACACTTGGTGGAGGTGGACATACCGGGTTGATTTTATCTCAATTGGGTAAGGAAGGACGATTATATTCCTTTGATCAAGATCAAACGGCAATTGACTTTAATGCAACGCAATTTAAGGAAGAAATCAAATCTGGGAAACTAACTTTAATTAAAAGTAATTTTAGAAATATTAAGGAAGAATTATTAATACAGGACGTTCAATCTGTGGACGGTATTATTTATGACTTAGGCGTTTCATCCCCACAATTTGACGAGGCAGATCGTGGCTTTAGTTATCGTTTTGATGCACCCTTGGATATGAGAATGGATCAAAATGCACGCCTTGATGCGAAAGAAATTGTTAATGCTTGGAGTTATCAGGATTTAATTCGAATTTTCTTTCGTTATGGAGAAGAAAAGTATGCCAAATCAATCGCTAGAAGAATTGAAAGCGAACGACAAAAGAAGGCAATTGAAACAACTGAGGAACTAGTTGAAATCATTAAAGAGGGTATACCGGCCGCTGCTCGTAGAAAGGGTGGACACCCGGCGAAAAGAACTTTTCAGGCAATTAGAATTGCGGTTAATGATGAGTTAGGAGCACTTGAGGAGTCATTAGAACAGTCTTTACAATTAATTAATGTTAATGGAAGGATAGCGGTTATTACATTTCAATCACTTGAGGATAGACTTGTAAAAACCATGTTCAAAGAGAAAACCGAGGTCGGAGATTTGCCTGCAGGCTTACCTGTTATTCCAGAAGAAATGAAACCTAACTTCAAATTAGTATCACGTAAACCATTCCTACCGTCTAATGACGAGATTAACCAAAATAGACGTTCACATAGTGCAAAGTTAAGAGTAATTGAAAAAATAAAATAA
- a CDS encoding copper homeostasis protein CutC: protein MLKEIAVENFTEIPNAINKGANRIELCDNLTVGGTTVSRGVMAETQKYASEHGIPVMAMIRPRSGNFVYNDTELKIMENDIFSAQELGIDGIVIGALTPSGSIDEEAMEQLIAAAGGMRITFHMAFDAIPIKKQSAALEWLIANNVDRILTHGGDLSQPIESTLDNIKTTISQAHGRIIVLPGGGINFSNAESIAKKLKVNELHGTKIIQL from the coding sequence ATGTTAAAAGAAATCGCTGTTGAAAATTTCACGGAGATACCAAATGCAATCAATAAAGGAGCTAACAGAATTGAGTTGTGTGATAACCTCACCGTTGGTGGTACAACCGTTAGTCGTGGCGTTATGGCTGAAACTCAAAAATATGCTTCCGAACACGGAATTCCCGTCATGGCAATGATTCGTCCTCGCTCGGGTAACTTCGTATACAACGATACCGAACTAAAAATCATGGAAAATGATATCTTTTCGGCTCAAGAACTCGGTATAGATGGTATCGTGATTGGTGCATTGACTCCATCAGGATCAATTGATGAAGAAGCTATGGAACAATTAATTGCAGCGGCTGGCGGTATGCGTATCACCTTCCATATGGCATTTGATGCAATTCCAATAAAAAAACAATCAGCGGCTCTTGAGTGGTTGATTGCAAACAACGTTGATCGAATACTGACTCACGGTGGTGACTTATCACAACCGATTGAATCAACTCTTGATAATATAAAAACAACCATAAGCCAAGCTCATGGTCGCATAATCGTTTTACCAGGTGGTGGCATCAACTTTTCAAATGCTGAATCAATTGCCAAAAAATTAAAAGTTAACGAACTCCACGGAACAAAAATTATCCAATTGTAG
- the ftsL gene encoding cell division protein FtsL: MAQNEYVGSAIQKRNQKTKNSAVAGDFDQVHTVVKARQLPLSKFENFLLTFFGIVLAGLMIVVVSGKITLSNAQHSMEATQEKVTQTVNQNTVLKQEVSQLSDQGRLDQVAKQGDLSLNSGSIRNVNK; the protein is encoded by the coding sequence ATGGCACAAAATGAGTATGTAGGAAGTGCGATACAAAAAAGGAATCAAAAAACAAAGAATAGTGCGGTTGCCGGCGATTTTGACCAAGTTCATACTGTAGTTAAGGCACGGCAGCTGCCACTCTCAAAATTTGAAAACTTTCTTTTAACATTTTTCGGAATTGTACTTGCGGGGTTAATGATTGTTGTTGTTTCTGGTAAGATAACATTATCTAATGCTCAACATAGCATGGAAGCAACGCAAGAGAAAGTTACCCAAACGGTAAACCAAAACACCGTTTTGAAACAAGAAGTAAGCCAGCTATCTGATCAAGGAAGGCTTGATCAAGTTGCAAAACAAGGTGACCTCTCTCTTAATTCAGGGAGTATAAGGAATGTTAACAAATGA
- a CDS encoding DNA translocase FtsK, with translation MAKKRKKKRQTVPAKNIWGLVFVLVGLLGFFDAGFIGIVIANMVRFFVGNTSQVVFAILTIYGGYLLFTGKEFSFKKRLHYVWGLSLIYMAYILFEEINFVSSKQIGSNFLNVTINAVNEGFIQQTANNPVGGGVIGASIFELTHFAFTLIGVWVVCTLLFVFGIVVLFNIPIDEVLENIAIMFGWLVERLVGLFNILKEKLLTVVNQMVKKQTKTSNKIPKRNRKDSFPKEVEPKQPIADHNEPIIVDGTSGVEHKTAEPTIEVASDKMKNNNVKKTDSDSGFGMDNQVNPDYKLPSTNLLTKTEATDQSGEYDAIKKNTKILQETLNSFGVDATVESVKLGPSVTEYELHPAIGVKVSKVVGLADDIALALAAKDIRIEAPIPGKSLIGIEVPNQHISPVGFRDVIEAQAPHSDAPLQVPIGRDVSGNLVLSDLVKMQHLLIAGATGSGKSVMINVIITGLLMNARPDEVKFILIDPKKVELGVYNDIPHLLTPVVTDSKKAARALHKVVAEMQRRYDLFAEANVRNIKGYNDLVDDLNQDGKQRPHLPYIVVIVDELSDLMMVASNEVEDAIIRLAQLARAAGIHMIIATQRPSVDVVTGLIKANVPSRIAFAVASGTDSRTIIDQNGAEKLLGRGDMLYFPMGQNKPERVQGAFISDDDVKRVIAFVKNQQDADYDDDLVVTDEETNQSEADSEIDEYYEDAVELVVDMQKASTSMLQRKFRIGYNRAARLIDELEERGIIGPQEGSKPRKVYRQKE, from the coding sequence ATGGCAAAGAAAAGGAAAAAGAAACGACAAACAGTTCCAGCTAAAAATATTTGGGGATTAGTTTTTGTTCTAGTTGGGTTATTAGGTTTTTTCGATGCTGGATTTATTGGAATAGTGATCGCAAATATGGTTCGGTTTTTTGTTGGGAATACGAGTCAGGTTGTGTTTGCCATACTAACGATTTATGGTGGCTATTTGCTATTTACTGGAAAAGAGTTCTCTTTTAAGAAAAGATTGCATTATGTTTGGGGATTAAGTTTAATATACATGGCCTATATTTTGTTTGAGGAAATTAATTTTGTGTCATCAAAACAAATTGGCTCTAACTTTCTTAATGTAACCATTAATGCTGTGAATGAAGGCTTTATTCAGCAAACTGCCAATAATCCGGTTGGTGGGGGCGTAATTGGTGCAAGTATTTTTGAGTTAACTCATTTTGCATTTACCTTGATTGGCGTGTGGGTAGTTTGTACATTACTTTTCGTATTTGGAATTGTTGTTTTATTTAATATTCCGATTGATGAGGTCCTTGAAAACATTGCAATTATGTTTGGTTGGTTAGTTGAACGTTTAGTGGGACTGTTTAATATTTTAAAAGAAAAGCTGCTGACTGTTGTAAACCAAATGGTTAAAAAGCAAACTAAAACTTCAAATAAAATTCCTAAACGTAATAGGAAAGATTCATTTCCAAAAGAGGTAGAGCCAAAACAACCAATTGCAGACCACAATGAACCAATTATTGTGGATGGAACTAGTGGTGTTGAACATAAAACCGCAGAACCAACAATTGAAGTAGCTTCCGACAAAATGAAGAATAATAATGTGAAGAAAACTGATAGTGATAGTGGTTTTGGTATGGATAACCAGGTCAATCCAGATTATAAATTGCCTTCAACTAATTTACTGACTAAAACTGAAGCAACTGATCAGAGTGGTGAATATGATGCTATCAAGAAAAACACAAAAATATTACAAGAAACGCTAAATAGTTTTGGCGTTGATGCGACGGTTGAAAGTGTAAAGCTCGGGCCATCGGTTACGGAATATGAGTTACATCCTGCTATTGGAGTAAAGGTTAGCAAAGTTGTGGGATTAGCGGATGATATTGCTCTGGCGTTGGCGGCAAAAGATATTCGTATTGAAGCGCCTATACCAGGAAAGTCCTTAATTGGAATTGAGGTTCCCAATCAGCATATTTCACCAGTAGGTTTTCGAGATGTGATTGAAGCGCAAGCACCACATTCAGATGCACCTTTACAGGTGCCTATTGGGCGAGATGTTTCTGGAAATTTGGTTCTGAGTGACTTAGTTAAAATGCAACATTTACTTATTGCGGGAGCGACTGGTTCTGGGAAATCGGTAATGATTAACGTAATTATTACCGGATTGCTGATGAATGCGCGGCCCGACGAAGTAAAATTTATTTTGATTGATCCGAAGAAAGTTGAGCTAGGTGTTTATAATGACATACCTCATTTACTAACACCAGTGGTTACGGACTCAAAAAAAGCAGCGCGGGCATTGCATAAGGTTGTGGCAGAGATGCAGCGGCGATATGATTTGTTTGCTGAGGCTAATGTTAGAAACATAAAAGGGTATAATGATTTAGTGGATGATTTAAATCAAGATGGAAAACAACGTCCTCACTTACCTTATATAGTAGTAATTGTAGATGAGCTTTCAGATCTTATGATGGTTGCTTCCAATGAAGTAGAAGATGCAATTATTCGTTTAGCTCAGCTTGCAAGAGCTGCTGGAATCCACATGATCATTGCGACTCAACGCCCCTCGGTTGATGTTGTAACTGGATTGATTAAGGCTAACGTGCCATCACGAATCGCATTTGCAGTTGCCAGTGGTACGGATTCGCGAACTATCATAGATCAAAATGGTGCCGAAAAACTCTTAGGGCGAGGTGACATGTTGTATTTTCCAATGGGGCAGAACAAGCCGGAACGCGTCCAAGGCGCATTTATATCGGATGATGACGTTAAAAGAGTAATTGCTTTTGTTAAAAATCAACAGGATGCAGACTACGACGATGATTTAGTAGTGACCGATGAAGAAACAAATCAAAGTGAAGCTGACTCTGAAATTGATGAATATTATGAGGATGCAGTTGAACTAGTTGTTGATATGCAAAAGGCAAGTACTTCGATGCTTCAAAGAAAATTTAGAATTGGATACAATCGAGCTGCCAGATTAATTGATGAGTTAGAAGAACGTGGAATAATTGGACCTCAAGAGGGAAGCAAGCCTCGAAAAGTTTATCGCCAAAAAGAGTAG
- the mraZ gene encoding division/cell wall cluster transcriptional repressor MraZ: MFMGEYKHSIDTKGRLIVPSKFRDDLGDDFIITRGLDGCIFGYPLSEWKLVEEKLRQLPTNKRNNRAFVRFLFADAAQCSFDKQGRINIPKQLREHAGLSKSCVLVGVSNRFEIWDEDRWSESIAETEENFDDIAENLIDFGL, encoded by the coding sequence GTGTTTATGGGCGAATATAAGCATTCTATTGACACTAAGGGTCGCTTAATAGTTCCGTCAAAGTTTCGAGATGATTTGGGTGATGATTTTATCATTACCAGAGGATTAGACGGGTGCATTTTTGGATACCCACTTTCAGAATGGAAGTTAGTTGAAGAAAAACTACGTCAATTGCCAACTAATAAGCGTAACAATCGTGCATTTGTACGTTTCTTATTTGCAGATGCTGCTCAATGTAGTTTTGATAAGCAAGGTAGGATAAACATACCTAAGCAACTGAGAGAGCACGCAGGGCTGAGTAAAAGTTGCGTATTAGTTGGTGTTTCTAACCGTTTCGAAATTTGGGATGAAGATAGATGGAGTGAATCTATAGCAGAAACCGAAGAAAACTTTGATGACATTGCTGAAAATTTAATTGATTTTGGATTGTGA